In Microbacterium maritypicum, the following are encoded in one genomic region:
- a CDS encoding DHCW motif cupin fold protein, with protein sequence MNLPGHAFSTTTWAEIEPTVHPGITGQAVWRSQQIGDTRIRMVEYSPGYVADHWCSRGHVLFVVEGTLETELEDGRTFTLHAGESYQVGTDMDAHRSSTETGARLFVVD encoded by the coding sequence ATGAACCTTCCCGGACACGCTTTCAGCACCACCACCTGGGCAGAGATCGAACCCACCGTCCACCCGGGAATCACGGGGCAGGCGGTCTGGCGATCACAGCAGATCGGAGACACCCGCATCCGCATGGTCGAATACTCGCCGGGCTACGTCGCCGACCACTGGTGCTCGCGCGGCCACGTGCTGTTCGTCGTCGAGGGCACCCTCGAGACGGAGCTCGAAGACGGTCGGACCTTCACTCTGCACGCCGGGGAGAGCTATCAGGTCGGCACGGACATGGATGCCCATCGCTCGAGCACCGAGACCGGCGCGCGTCTGTTCGTCGTCGACTGA
- a CDS encoding Lrp/AsnC family transcriptional regulator — protein sequence MPANDVMADETDRIVAAALQVNGRASWGEIARVVDLPERTVARRGQRLLDRGLVRVSTYVDPARVLHARAVLFRITTEPHALWHVARTLARRADASSVSVLEGSSDIAGMLLPHDDASIRELLFTDFPELEGIDSINVTTVLKFFRSGHDWRAGVLTDEQARMLDESSGSEVDPADSLSDDEEALIRLLLKDGRMPVAQLSRALGLNVTTTRRRMESLSRRGLMHPRTEVVPSLFGLGLEALVWLRVPMARLEKVGAALAAAPEVKFIAATTGTSQLLANVLVKDADEFYRFLTGPAVAGHEGLEVVESLVVITPVLRGSLIVDEAPEALANDMPTGAIRL from the coding sequence GTGCCCGCGAACGATGTGATGGCCGACGAGACCGATCGGATCGTCGCCGCGGCCCTGCAGGTGAACGGCCGTGCGTCGTGGGGAGAGATCGCCCGCGTGGTCGACCTGCCCGAGCGCACCGTCGCCCGTCGGGGCCAGCGGCTGCTCGATCGCGGACTGGTCCGCGTCTCCACCTACGTCGACCCCGCCCGCGTGCTGCACGCCCGCGCGGTGCTGTTCCGCATCACGACCGAGCCGCACGCCCTGTGGCATGTGGCGCGCACCCTTGCCCGCCGCGCGGACGCCTCGTCGGTCTCGGTGCTCGAGGGCAGCAGCGACATCGCCGGCATGCTGCTCCCCCACGACGACGCCTCCATCCGCGAGCTGCTGTTCACCGACTTCCCGGAGCTCGAGGGCATCGACTCGATCAACGTCACCACTGTCCTGAAGTTCTTCCGCTCGGGGCACGACTGGCGTGCGGGCGTACTGACCGACGAACAGGCCCGCATGCTCGACGAGTCGTCCGGCTCGGAGGTCGACCCCGCCGACTCCCTCAGCGACGACGAAGAGGCTCTGATCCGACTCCTCCTGAAGGACGGGCGGATGCCGGTGGCCCAGCTCTCCCGCGCCCTGGGCCTCAACGTCACGACCACGCGCCGGCGCATGGAGTCCCTGAGCCGCCGCGGACTGATGCACCCGCGCACCGAGGTCGTGCCGAGCCTGTTCGGTCTGGGACTCGAGGCTCTCGTATGGCTGCGCGTGCCGATGGCCCGCCTCGAGAAGGTGGGCGCGGCCCTCGCCGCCGCCCCCGAGGTGAAGTTCATCGCGGCCACCACCGGCACCTCGCAGCTGCTCGCCAATGTGCTCGTGAAGGATGCCGACGAGTTCTACCGCTTCCTCACGGGCCCGGCGGTCGCGGGGCACGAGGGCCTCGAGGTCGTGGAGTCGCTCGTGGTGATCACCCCGGTGCTGCGCGGCTCGCTGATCGTCGACGAGGCCCCGGAGGCGCTGGCGAATGACATGCCGACCGGCGCCATCCGCCTGTAG